In one Phycisphaeraceae bacterium genomic region, the following are encoded:
- a CDS encoding PEP-CTERM sorting domain-containing protein, which translates to DLVLTYDVVPIPEPASFALLALGGLLIASRRRV; encoded by the coding sequence GACCTGGTGTTGACCTACGATGTCGTCCCCATTCCCGAACCGGCGAGCTTCGCTCTGCTGGCTCTGGGCGGACTCCTGATCGCCTCGCGGCGACGGGTCTGA